A genomic region of Phragmites australis chromosome 2, lpPhrAust1.1, whole genome shotgun sequence contains the following coding sequences:
- the LOC133905815 gene encoding uncharacterized protein LOC133905815 isoform X1, with the protein MLRSPAAALLRRLAPRISGGGATRRRLPPPIAPFLLARFSSAPTTSSSSSPPSSAADRDEEAQDGELAKGDSGARLSISVDRSGLYNPLEHSHEPSSDSELVKHLKSIIKFRSGPISIAEYMEEVLTNPQSGFYINRDVFGESGDFITSPEVSQMFGEMIGVWAMCLWQQMGEPEKVNLIELGPGRGTLLADLLRGSAKFVNFTKALDINLVECSPTLQKVQYNTLKCEDKPIGDSKRTVSKLCGAPVCWHASLEQVPSGSPTIIIAHEFYDALPIHQFQKASRGWCEKMVDLAEDSSRFRFVLSPQPTASLIFLSKRCGWASSEELEKVEHIEVCPKAMELTEQIADRISSDGGGALIIDYGKNGIVSDSLQAIRKHKFVHILDDPGSADLSAYVDFASIRHSALEASDDISVHGPITQSQLLGSLGINFRVEALLQNSTEEQAESLRTGYWRLVGDGEAPFWEGPDDQIPIGMGTRYLAMAIVNKKQGAPVPFE; encoded by the exons ATGCTTCGGAGCCCAGCCGCCGCCCTGCTCCGCCGCCTCGCCCCTCGCATCTCGGGCGGCGGAGCCACTCGCCGGCGCCTCCCTCCTCCCATCGCCCCGTTCCTTCTCGCCCGCTTCTCGTCCGCCCCGaccacctcctcttcctcgtcgcCTCCGTCCTCCGCGGCTGACCGcgacgaggaggcgcaggaCGGCGAGCTCGCCAAAGGAGATTCCGGTGCCCGACTCAGCATCTCCGTCGATCGCTCCGGCCTCTACAACCCCCTAG AGCACTCGCACGAACCGTCGTCGGACTCGGAGCTCGTCAAGCACCTCAAGAGTATCATAAAG TTTCGGAGTGGGCCGATCAGCATAGCCGAGTACATGGAGGAGGTGCTAACGAACCCACAGTCTGGGTTCTACATCAATCGCGACGTGTTTGGCGAATCGGGGGATTTCATCACCTCGCCGGAGGTCAGCCAGATGTTCGGAGAG ATGATTGGTGTATGGGCGATGTGCCTCTGGCAGCAAATGGGAGAGCCCGAGAAGGTGAATTTGATCGAGCTTGGCCCAGGACGAGGAACCCTCTTGGCTGATTTGCTTCGT GGCTCAGCAAAGTTTGTTAATTTCACTAAGGCACTCGACATTAACTTGGTTGAGTGCAGCCCTACATTGCAAAAGGTGCAGTATAATACTCTGAAATGTGAAGATAAACCTATTGGTGATAGCAAAAGAACAGTTAGCAAGCTTTGTGGAGCCCCAGTTTGTTGGCATGCTTCCCTCGAACAGGTTCCTTCAGGAT CACCAACCATAATTATTGCACATGAATTCTATGATGCCTTGCCAATCCATCAATTTCAG AAAGCATCACGTGGCTGGTGTGAAAAGATGGTGGATCTTGCAGAAGATTCCTC CAGGTTTCGCTTTGTTCTATCTCCACAGCCTACAGCTTCTTtaattttcctctccaagcGTTGTGGATGGGCTAGTTCTGAGGAACTTGAGAAGGTTGAACATATTGAAGTCTGCCCCAAAGCAATGGAGCTTACTGAACAAATCGCAGATAGAATTAGTTCAGATGGTGGAGGCGCTCTTATTATTGACTATGGCAAAAACGGAATAGTCTCTGATAGTCTCCAG GCAATCCGCAAACACAAGTTTGTCCACATATTAGATGACCCTGGCTCTGCTGATCTGAGTGCCTATGTTGATTTTGCTTCAATCAGGCACTCTGCTCTGGAAGCTTCAG ATGATATCTCGGTCCATGGGCCAATAACTCAATCCCAGTTACTGGGTTCTCTTGGTATCAACTTCAGGGTGGAAGCTCTTTTGCAGAATTCCACCGAGGAGCAGGCTGAATCTCTGAGAACCGGCTACTGGCGTCTAGTTGGCGATGGGGAAGCCCCATTCTGGGAAGGTCCTGATGACCAGATCCCTATTGGCATGGGCACTAGGTACTTGGCCATGGCCATTGTCAACAAGAAGCAGGGTGCCCCTGTTCCGTTCGAGTGA
- the LOC133905815 gene encoding uncharacterized protein LOC133905815 isoform X2: MLRSPAAALLRRLAPRISGGGATRRRLPPPIAPFLLARFSSAPTTSSSSSPPSSAADRDEEAQDGELAKGDSGARLSISVDRSGLYNPLEHSHEPSSDSELVKHLKSIIKFRSGPISIAEYMEEVLTNPQSGFYINRDVFGESGDFITSPEVSQMFGEMIGVWAMCLWQQMGEPEKVNLIELGPGRGTLLADLLRGSAKFVNFTKALDINLVECSPTLQKVQYNTLKCEDKPIGDSKRTVSKLCGAPVCWHASLEQVPSGSPTIIIAHEFYDALPIHQFQKASRGWCEKMVDLAEDSSFRFVLSPQPTASLIFLSKRCGWASSEELEKVEHIEVCPKAMELTEQIADRISSDGGGALIIDYGKNGIVSDSLQAIRKHKFVHILDDPGSADLSAYVDFASIRHSALEASDDISVHGPITQSQLLGSLGINFRVEALLQNSTEEQAESLRTGYWRLVGDGEAPFWEGPDDQIPIGMGTRYLAMAIVNKKQGAPVPFE, from the exons ATGCTTCGGAGCCCAGCCGCCGCCCTGCTCCGCCGCCTCGCCCCTCGCATCTCGGGCGGCGGAGCCACTCGCCGGCGCCTCCCTCCTCCCATCGCCCCGTTCCTTCTCGCCCGCTTCTCGTCCGCCCCGaccacctcctcttcctcgtcgcCTCCGTCCTCCGCGGCTGACCGcgacgaggaggcgcaggaCGGCGAGCTCGCCAAAGGAGATTCCGGTGCCCGACTCAGCATCTCCGTCGATCGCTCCGGCCTCTACAACCCCCTAG AGCACTCGCACGAACCGTCGTCGGACTCGGAGCTCGTCAAGCACCTCAAGAGTATCATAAAG TTTCGGAGTGGGCCGATCAGCATAGCCGAGTACATGGAGGAGGTGCTAACGAACCCACAGTCTGGGTTCTACATCAATCGCGACGTGTTTGGCGAATCGGGGGATTTCATCACCTCGCCGGAGGTCAGCCAGATGTTCGGAGAG ATGATTGGTGTATGGGCGATGTGCCTCTGGCAGCAAATGGGAGAGCCCGAGAAGGTGAATTTGATCGAGCTTGGCCCAGGACGAGGAACCCTCTTGGCTGATTTGCTTCGT GGCTCAGCAAAGTTTGTTAATTTCACTAAGGCACTCGACATTAACTTGGTTGAGTGCAGCCCTACATTGCAAAAGGTGCAGTATAATACTCTGAAATGTGAAGATAAACCTATTGGTGATAGCAAAAGAACAGTTAGCAAGCTTTGTGGAGCCCCAGTTTGTTGGCATGCTTCCCTCGAACAGGTTCCTTCAGGAT CACCAACCATAATTATTGCACATGAATTCTATGATGCCTTGCCAATCCATCAATTTCAG AAAGCATCACGTGGCTGGTGTGAAAAGATGGTGGATCTTGCAGAAGATTCCTC GTTTCGCTTTGTTCTATCTCCACAGCCTACAGCTTCTTtaattttcctctccaagcGTTGTGGATGGGCTAGTTCTGAGGAACTTGAGAAGGTTGAACATATTGAAGTCTGCCCCAAAGCAATGGAGCTTACTGAACAAATCGCAGATAGAATTAGTTCAGATGGTGGAGGCGCTCTTATTATTGACTATGGCAAAAACGGAATAGTCTCTGATAGTCTCCAG GCAATCCGCAAACACAAGTTTGTCCACATATTAGATGACCCTGGCTCTGCTGATCTGAGTGCCTATGTTGATTTTGCTTCAATCAGGCACTCTGCTCTGGAAGCTTCAG ATGATATCTCGGTCCATGGGCCAATAACTCAATCCCAGTTACTGGGTTCTCTTGGTATCAACTTCAGGGTGGAAGCTCTTTTGCAGAATTCCACCGAGGAGCAGGCTGAATCTCTGAGAACCGGCTACTGGCGTCTAGTTGGCGATGGGGAAGCCCCATTCTGGGAAGGTCCTGATGACCAGATCCCTATTGGCATGGGCACTAGGTACTTGGCCATGGCCATTGTCAACAAGAAGCAGGGTGCCCCTGTTCCGTTCGAGTGA